A portion of the bacterium genome contains these proteins:
- the mltG gene encoding endolytic transglycosylase MltG, protein MEKKKNFKKIGLILLVILLPLFSFGGTVMFKYFNDISVKTRGQDTQIIVNSGETLPQIAEKLKNFGWISNKKSFEFYAKFNKKTDFKAGVYKFEGEKSIPEILEILNSGQVQKTFAVTFLPGGTVGGAKKSLISAGFSEQEVDEALKLDYSKDFPVLFADKPADADLEGYFYGETHIFEKGTSAKVVISRFFLDFEKKIKEMDLAEKFKKRDLNLYQGITLASIVQKESIGCGAKLICEDQRQIAGVFFNRMKQGMNLGSDVTYQYIADKTGVARDTQLSSPYNLRINPGLTPTPISTPSLSALNAVAEPAEHDYLFFLSGDDDQTYFGKTSADHEKNIVNHCKEKCKII, encoded by the coding sequence GTGGAGAAGAAGAAAAATTTTAAGAAGATTGGGCTAATTTTATTGGTGATTTTGCTCCCCTTGTTTTCTTTTGGCGGCACGGTTATGTTCAAATATTTTAACGATATATCTGTAAAAACTCGCGGACAAGATACGCAAATTATCGTCAATTCTGGTGAAACTTTACCGCAAATCGCAGAAAAATTAAAGAATTTCGGCTGGATTTCTAATAAAAAATCTTTTGAATTTTATGCTAAGTTCAACAAAAAAACAGATTTCAAGGCTGGAGTATATAAATTTGAAGGAGAGAAGTCTATTCCAGAGATTTTGGAGATTTTGAATTCTGGCCAAGTTCAGAAGACTTTTGCGGTCACATTTTTGCCCGGTGGCACGGTGGGTGGTGCAAAGAAATCGTTAATCTCTGCTGGATTTTCCGAACAGGAAGTTGATGAAGCCTTAAAATTGGATTACTCCAAAGATTTCCCTGTGCTTTTTGCCGATAAGCCTGCTGATGCGGACCTTGAAGGTTATTTTTATGGCGAGACACATATCTTCGAAAAAGGCACGAGTGCTAAAGTGGTGATTTCGAGATTTTTCTTGGACTTTGAAAAGAAGATCAAAGAGATGGATCTTGCTGAAAAATTCAAGAAACGCGACCTTAATCTTTACCAAGGTATAACCTTAGCGTCAATTGTTCAAAAAGAATCTATTGGCTGTGGAGCAAAGTTGATTTGCGAAGACCAAAGGCAAATTGCTGGCGTTTTCTTTAATAGAATGAAGCAGGGAATGAATCTTGGATCAGATGTAACTTATCAGTATATCGCCGATAAAACAGGGGTGGCGCGTGATACGCAGTTAAGTTCTCCATATAATCTCCGCATCAATCCTGGATTAACACCAACACCTATCTCAACGCCAAGTTTATCCGCTCTAAATGCGGTGGCTGAACCTGCTGAGCACGATTATTTATTCTTTCTAAGTGGGGATGATGACCAGACTTATTTTGGTAAAACTTCTGCTGATCACGAGAAGAATATAGTCAACCACTGTAAAGAAAAATGTAAAATCATTTAA
- the ruvX gene encoding Holliday junction resolvase RuvX → MKTRKLMCLDVGTRRIGVALADSSIRISIPFTTVETDDSGSEIEQIAKIIAAEEIDTLVVGLPRNLSGEETAQSVFTKNFAQNFEDLVGKIVFQDESLTSVQAENLLKSYKKPYSKADIDMNAAALILQDYLEENF, encoded by the coding sequence ATGAAAACTCGTAAATTAATGTGCTTGGATGTCGGCACTCGCAGAATTGGCGTTGCCCTGGCGGATTCTAGTATTAGGATTTCGATCCCATTTACTACTGTTGAGACGGATGATTCTGGATCAGAAATCGAGCAGATTGCTAAAATCATAGCGGCAGAAGAGATAGATACTCTTGTCGTGGGCCTACCTAGAAATTTGAGCGGAGAAGAGACTGCTCAAAGCGTCTTCACTAAAAACTTCGCACAAAATTTTGAAGATTTGGTTGGAAAAATTGTTTTTCAAGATGAGAGTTTGACGAGCGTTCAGGCTGAAAATTTGCTCAAAAGTTATAAAAAGCCATACTCCAAGGCTGATATCGATATGAATGCGGCGGCTTTGATTTTACAAGATTATTTAGAAGAGAATTTTTAG
- a CDS encoding cell division FtsA domain-containing protein: MFFKNKQPQPATDNYIVALDIGTEFVKALIAEVDGDDLKVVGVGRARQQVSDMHSGAIADIASVVQNCENALIEAEDEAGVQATLAIVGIAGELVKGSTNTIRYRRPQPNKPLDEAEMEFIIDKIHERAQLKAQREIALETGNKEAEIKLVNSAIVGIHIDGYKVSNPIGFQGKDVAIQIYTAFAPTVHIGAIERVANELALDLLAVAAEPFAVARSVIGTDSSSNFTAILADVGGGTTDIAVVNDGGVEGTKMFGIGGRSFTNQIANEMSLSYKNAEKLKLSLNGENLKSEVGKQALESVEKTLEVWLSGVELALGDFDNVDYLPNKILLCGGGASLSNLADSLRKTDWWQDLPFSKKPVVKHIQPEEVSGITDKTGKITDHTFITAMGLLRVGYDTLGSADNSNESFKDKLNKILRN; this comes from the coding sequence ATGTTTTTCAAAAATAAGCAACCACAACCCGCCACTGATAATTATATTGTTGCGCTTGACATTGGAACTGAGTTTGTTAAGGCGCTAATCGCTGAAGTTGATGGCGACGACCTTAAGGTTGTCGGCGTTGGTCGAGCACGGCAACAGGTTTCAGATATGCATTCTGGGGCGATTGCTGATATTGCCAGTGTGGTTCAAAATTGTGAGAATGCTTTGATTGAAGCAGAGGATGAAGCAGGCGTTCAGGCGACGCTTGCGATCGTTGGCATTGCTGGAGAACTCGTTAAAGGCTCAACCAACACTATTAGATATAGAAGGCCGCAGCCCAATAAACCATTGGATGAAGCGGAAATGGAATTTATTATTGATAAAATTCACGAAAGGGCTCAACTCAAAGCACAGCGAGAAATTGCTCTCGAAACCGGCAATAAAGAAGCAGAGATTAAACTTGTCAACTCCGCGATTGTTGGAATTCATATAGATGGTTATAAAGTTTCCAACCCAATTGGATTTCAGGGTAAGGATGTGGCAATCCAGATTTATACTGCATTTGCGCCAACTGTTCATATTGGCGCGATTGAGCGTGTGGCCAATGAACTCGCACTTGACCTTTTGGCGGTTGCAGCCGAGCCTTTTGCTGTAGCAAGAAGTGTTATTGGTACTGATTCTTCGAGCAATTTTACGGCGATTTTGGCGGATGTTGGCGGTGGAACAACAGACATCGCGGTTGTTAATGATGGTGGTGTTGAAGGCACTAAAATGTTTGGTATTGGCGGTAGGAGTTTCACTAATCAGATTGCCAACGAGATGAGCCTTTCTTACAAAAATGCGGAGAAATTGAAACTTAGCCTTAATGGTGAAAACCTCAAATCTGAAGTGGGCAAGCAAGCACTTGAATCTGTTGAAAAAACTCTCGAAGTTTGGCTCTCCGGGGTTGAACTTGCCTTGGGCGACTTTGACAATGTGGATTATCTACCTAACAAAATTTTGCTTTGTGGTGGCGGGGCGAGCCTTTCTAATCTCGCGGATTCTCTCAGGAAAACCGATTGGTGGCAAGATTTACCTTTCTCTAAAAAGCCCGTAGTCAAGCACATTCAGCCAGAAGAAGTTTCTGGAATTACCGACAAGACTGGCAAAATCACCGACCACACCTTTATCACAGCAATGGGTCTTCTCCGAGTCGGATACGATACTTTAGGGAGCGCGGATAATTCGAATGAAAGTTTTAAGGACAAGTTAAACAAGATTTTGCGAAATTAA
- a CDS encoding alanine--tRNA ligase, producing MTAQEIRKLYLDFMKKKGHAQIKRAPLILKNDPTTLFTGSGMQPLLPYLLGEKHPKGVRLTDSQTCLRAQDIDDVGDNRHTTFFEMLGNWSLGDYFKEEQIRQFFEFLVDEVGLDPHKIYVSCFIGDEKYGIPRDDTSAQIWQKIFAEKGIDAKIVELGTAENGDKLGLQGGRIFFYNDKENWWSRGGGLDSTPIGDPCGPDSEVFYDFGEENHDASFGLAHPASDSGRFMEIGNQVFMEYRRMEDGSFQPLENKNVDFGGGLERIAAAKIGSPDVFKISVMKPIIDKLEEISGKNYNDFTSSMRVIADHLRSATFLAVDGCVPSNKEQGYVMRKFIRRAMSKAFDLGIEENFIEKIVPEIVAIYAPDYAEVAESAEDIVAVMVKEEKAFRRTLNKGLKELEKFAEDGLTGVELFQLYDTYGFPVELSTEEALRREISLSSDWLEEFAEKMREQRERSQTASKGKFKGGLGGQTREHLKLHTATHLMNAALRIVLGEEIAQRGSNIDETRLRFDFTFDRKLTDEEKLSVENLVNEQIKKGLEVSWAEFDTDYALNELKAIGVFGDKYGEKVKVYTMKADGEAPFSVEICGGPHVENTRELAEGGKKFKIKKEQSSSAGVRRIKAVLQ from the coding sequence ATGACAGCGCAAGAAATTCGAAAATTATACCTAGATTTTATGAAGAAAAAAGGCCACGCCCAGATTAAGCGTGCGCCTTTGATTTTGAAAAATGACCCAACTACACTTTTTACTGGTAGTGGAATGCAGCCACTTTTGCCGTATCTTTTGGGTGAAAAACACCCAAAAGGCGTGCGATTAACAGATAGTCAGACTTGTCTGCGTGCGCAAGACATCGATGATGTCGGCGATAATCGGCATACGACATTTTTTGAGATGCTCGGAAACTGGTCACTGGGCGATTATTTTAAGGAAGAGCAGATTCGCCAATTCTTCGAATTTTTAGTGGATGAAGTTGGTCTTGACCCGCACAAAATCTATGTTTCTTGCTTTATAGGTGATGAAAAATACGGCATTCCGCGTGATGATACGAGTGCGCAAATTTGGCAAAAAATTTTTGCGGAGAAGGGTATTGACGCTAAAATCGTTGAACTTGGCACGGCTGAAAATGGCGACAAACTTGGACTTCAGGGCGGACGGATTTTCTTCTATAATGATAAGGAAAACTGGTGGAGCCGTGGTGGTGGTCTTGATAGTACGCCGATTGGCGATCCTTGTGGTCCTGACAGCGAGGTTTTTTACGACTTTGGTGAAGAGAATCACGATGCAAGTTTTGGGCTTGCACATCCAGCCAGCGATAGCGGTCGATTTATGGAGATTGGTAATCAGGTGTTTATGGAATATCGTCGAATGGAGGACGGAAGTTTCCAGCCACTCGAGAATAAAAATGTTGACTTTGGTGGAGGTTTGGAGCGAATCGCGGCTGCCAAAATCGGCTCGCCCGATGTTTTCAAAATTAGCGTGATGAAGCCGATTATTGATAAACTCGAAGAAATTTCTGGTAAAAATTACAACGATTTTACTTCTTCGATGCGTGTGATCGCGGATCATTTGCGCAGTGCGACTTTTTTGGCGGTTGATGGATGCGTACCAAGCAATAAGGAGCAGGGTTATGTGATGCGAAAATTCATTCGGCGCGCGATGTCTAAGGCTTTTGATCTTGGAATTGAAGAAAATTTCATCGAAAAAATCGTGCCAGAGATCGTTGCGATCTACGCCCCTGATTATGCAGAGGTTGCAGAAAGTGCTGAAGATATTGTCGCTGTTATGGTTAAGGAGGAGAAGGCGTTTCGAAGGACTTTGAATAAAGGTTTGAAAGAACTTGAAAAATTTGCAGAAGATGGTCTAACTGGTGTTGAGTTGTTCCAACTTTACGACACCTATGGATTTCCTGTTGAACTTTCGACCGAAGAAGCGCTTCGTCGAGAAATTTCTCTCAGCTCGGACTGGCTAGAAGAATTTGCTGAAAAGATGCGAGAACAGCGCGAACGCTCACAAACTGCTTCGAAGGGTAAATTTAAGGGCGGACTCGGTGGCCAGACACGCGAACATCTTAAACTTCACACCGCAACTCACTTGATGAATGCGGCACTCAGGATTGTCTTGGGCGAAGAAATTGCCCAGCGCGGCTCCAATATTGACGAAACTCGCCTCCGCTTCGACTTTACTTTTGATCGAAAATTGACGGACGAAGAAAAACTCTCTGTCGAAAATTTGGTCAACGAGCAAATCAAAAAGGGATTGGAAGTTTCGTGGGCGGAATTTGACACGGATTACGCCTTGAACGAGCTTAAAGCGATCGGTGTTTTTGGCGACAAATATGGTGAAAAAGTTAAAGTTTACACAATGAAAGCCGACGGCGAGGCTCCTTTCAGTGTCGAAATCTGTGGTGGTCCACATGTCGAGAACACTCGTGAACTCGCAGAAGGTGGCAAAAAATTCAAGATTAAAAAAGAGCAGTCTTCGAGCGCAGGCGTGCGCCGAATCAAGGCAGTTCTCCAATAA
- the tpiA gene encoding triose-phosphate isomerase: MKKKLVIANWKMNLNMHESSIFLHKLSEKVKTHRAIDVILAPSIFTLQSLSIQVNHRQFKLAAQNFYWRDHGAFTGEVAISQLRGIVQYAIVGHSERRNLFFESDKEVRAKVAAAIRNNIRPILCIGENADERNFGETNLVLSDQLAGGLANVSSEDIEKIVIAYEPVWAIGTGVNAKPNDIKVAARVIRNQIKELYGAEMAKKIQVVYGGSIQPESAADYSKIDEIDGLFVGGASLSAEKFTQIIDKVYETVKG, translated from the coding sequence ATGAAAAAGAAACTTGTTATCGCCAACTGGAAAATGAACTTAAATATGCACGAGTCGAGCATTTTTCTTCATAAATTGAGTGAAAAGGTCAAGACTCATCGCGCGATTGATGTGATTTTAGCACCATCGATTTTTACGCTCCAATCGCTGAGTATTCAGGTGAATCATCGCCAATTTAAGTTGGCTGCGCAGAATTTTTACTGGCGCGATCATGGTGCATTTACTGGAGAGGTGGCGATTTCGCAGTTGCGCGGAATTGTTCAGTATGCGATTGTTGGACACAGTGAGCGGCGAAATTTATTTTTCGAAAGTGATAAAGAAGTCCGCGCTAAAGTCGCTGCGGCGATTAGAAATAATATTAGGCCGATTCTTTGTATTGGCGAAAATGCCGACGAGCGCAATTTTGGCGAGACCAATTTAGTGCTTTCTGACCAACTTGCTGGTGGACTGGCTAATGTTTCGAGCGAGGATATCGAAAAGATTGTAATTGCCTACGAGCCGGTTTGGGCGATAGGTACAGGGGTGAATGCTAAGCCTAATGACATCAAGGTGGCGGCACGAGTGATTAGAAATCAGATTAAAGAACTTTACGGCGCAGAGATGGCCAAGAAAATTCAAGTGGTTTACGGAGGTAGTATCCAACCGGAAAGTGCTGCGGACTATTCCAAGATAGATGAGATTGACGGACTATTTGTGGGTGGCGCAAGCCTGAGCGCAGAAAAATTTACACAGATTATAGATAAAGTTTATGAAACAGTGAAAGGGTAG
- the pgk gene encoding phosphoglycerate kinase has translation MFNKKTIRDVYLRGKTVLLRADYNVPIEYLESGDARILSNFRVRASLPTLRFLIEAGVKKIVLISHLGRPESFNNLSEFARAERLENGDLKFSMRPVFDELRILLAAEMGRNLLMNFHPVPIFPETKFFTSLKDSPDNYKIEMLENLRFFKGEKKNSPEFAQKLLEITGADLFIQDGFGVIHREHTSTSAITQILPSVAGFLLEREVSTIFKALRSPSLPLSVVMGGAKISDKLPLVENFIDKSDNLILGGALANTFLDFYNFEVGKSKIEAEQDQVILQVESRARAKFGEGFRKKFILPTEFGVSKEFSKTAPRKPANLNQIQKDDIILDIGEDYAKYCAKILKNSKTIMWNGTLGVSELDNFSVGSEIIAESISEATRNGATSIIGGGDTSAFALKYLEENPEVGKFSLISTGGGAALELMSGKNLPGLDALQDK, from the coding sequence ATGTTCAATAAAAAAACAATCAGAGATGTTTATCTGCGCGGAAAAACCGTGCTTCTTCGGGCGGATTATAATGTGCCGATTGAATATCTGGAAAGTGGTGACGCTCGGATTTTGAGTAATTTCCGTGTGCGGGCAAGTTTGCCGACCCTAAGATTTTTAATTGAAGCGGGTGTGAAGAAAATTGTGCTGATTTCTCATCTTGGCAGGCCAGAGAGTTTTAATAATTTGAGTGAATTTGCTCGCGCCGAGAGGCTGGAAAATGGTGACTTGAAATTCTCGATGAGACCAGTATTTGATGAGTTGCGGATTTTGCTCGCCGCAGAAATGGGGCGCAATCTATTGATGAATTTTCATCCTGTGCCGATTTTTCCTGAAACTAAATTTTTTACTTCACTCAAAGATTCGCCAGACAACTATAAAATCGAAATGCTGGAAAATTTGCGATTTTTCAAAGGCGAGAAGAAAAATTCGCCAGAATTTGCGCAGAAATTATTAGAAATTACTGGGGCGGACTTGTTTATTCAAGATGGGTTTGGCGTGATTCATCGCGAGCATACTTCGACAAGTGCGATTACGCAGATTTTGCCGAGTGTGGCAGGATTTTTGCTTGAGAGAGAAGTTTCGACCATTTTTAAGGCTCTTCGCAGTCCATCTCTACCGCTCAGTGTGGTGATGGGTGGCGCCAAAATCAGTGATAAATTACCTCTGGTAGAGAATTTTATTGACAAATCTGATAATCTGATTCTTGGTGGCGCGCTTGCTAACACTTTTTTGGATTTTTATAATTTTGAAGTTGGGAAAAGCAAAATTGAGGCGGAGCAAGATCAGGTGATTCTTCAGGTGGAATCTCGCGCGCGTGCAAAATTTGGCGAAGGATTTCGAAAGAAGTTTATTCTGCCTACCGAATTTGGCGTAAGCAAAGAATTCAGTAAGACTGCGCCTCGAAAGCCAGCGAATTTGAACCAAATCCAAAAAGATGACATAATACTTGACATTGGAGAAGATTATGCTAAATATTGCGCCAAAATTCTTAAAAATTCTAAGACTATAATGTGGAACGGCACGCTTGGCGTGAGTGAACTCGATAATTTTAGTGTAGGATCCGAGATTATCGCTGAGTCAATCTCTGAGGCTACCAGAAACGGTGCGACTTCGATAATAGGCGGTGGCGACACTTCTGCTTTTGCCTTAAAATATTTAGAAGAAAATCCAGAAGTCGGAAAATTTTCTTTAATCTCGACTGGTGGCGGTGCGGCATTGGAACTCATGAGCGGGAAAAATTTGCCCGGACTGGATGCTTTACAAGATAAATAA
- a CDS encoding MFS transporter has protein sequence MVKDFLRKIRQKRNYWFLANFDEIRIIYVADLFRSVAINLTSGIVFMYFYKISYGWSGVLLLLALSYLIKLVFLWVGGFYIAKHGPKHGILLSNLLHIPMMIFASMAKEFGVWMAILTIFIQGAAISIHNISKYVNFAKVKSVKNAGKQLGVMSIIEKGAGIFSPLFGGFLAMNFGPQAAMLVSAGLFAFSAIPLLSTREATATNIKLNFKKFPVKKYLKTVFLPQIWVSPPTSVIHYVWSVFVPIFIFSKENPYGVMSALASLTAVFQIISAIIVGKLIDKRLGGKMLRASLFFRGLANAVRGLFVNSVFGVVATQFVTGLTSVGQSMSMYKGAAFEAEDSGMRIEYNVIQESFFFIGSLIYSIILYFLYLWFGAEAGIRIFMVISGLTLMLFGDIKYSVYRK, from the coding sequence ATGGTTAAAGATTTTTTAAGAAAAATTAGACAAAAACGCAATTATTGGTTCTTGGCGAATTTTGATGAAATCCGCATTATTTATGTTGCGGATTTGTTTCGAAGTGTCGCGATAAATTTGACCAGTGGCATTGTTTTTATGTATTTTTATAAAATTAGCTACGGCTGGTCAGGCGTTTTGTTGTTATTGGCGTTGTCGTATCTGATTAAATTGGTGTTTCTGTGGGTTGGCGGATTTTATATTGCCAAACATGGTCCAAAGCATGGAATTTTGCTGTCAAATTTACTACATATTCCGATGATGATTTTTGCTTCTATGGCGAAAGAATTTGGCGTGTGGATGGCGATTTTGACAATTTTTATTCAAGGCGCGGCGATTTCGATTCATAATATTTCAAAATATGTTAATTTTGCTAAGGTGAAGAGCGTGAAAAACGCCGGCAAGCAACTTGGCGTAATGAGTATTATCGAAAAGGGCGCGGGGATTTTTTCGCCACTTTTTGGTGGATTTTTGGCGATGAATTTTGGTCCACAGGCGGCGATGTTGGTTTCTGCGGGGCTTTTTGCCTTTTCGGCGATTCCGCTACTTTCGACAAGAGAGGCTACGGCGACAAATATCAAATTAAACTTCAAGAAATTTCCGGTTAAAAAATATTTGAAGACGGTTTTCTTGCCGCAAATTTGGGTTTCGCCACCAACTTCAGTAATTCATTATGTTTGGAGTGTTTTTGTGCCAATTTTTATTTTTTCGAAGGAGAATCCGTATGGCGTGATGTCGGCTCTGGCGAGTTTGACGGCAGTGTTTCAAATTATTTCGGCGATTATTGTTGGAAAGCTTATCGATAAGCGACTTGGTGGGAAGATGCTTCGAGCTTCGTTGTTTTTTAGGGGCTTGGCGAATGCTGTTCGAGGGTTGTTTGTGAATTCCGTTTTTGGTGTGGTGGCGACACAGTTTGTGACGGGGTTGACTTCTGTTGGGCAATCGATGTCAATGTATAAGGGTGCGGCTTTTGAGGCGGAAGATTCTGGGATGCGGATTGAATATAATGTAATCCAAGAATCGTTTTTCTTTATTGGGTCTCTGATTTATTCGATTATTTTGTATTTTCTATACCTCTGGTTTGGCGCAGAAGCGGGAATTCGAATTTTTATGGTGATTTCTGGTCTGACACTGATGTTATTTGGTGACATAAAATATAGTGTTTATAGAAAATAG
- the typA gene encoding translational GTPase TypA has translation MNPEKIRNVAIIAHVDHGKTTLVDGLLKQSNTFRDNQAEMSQTLLMDSGDQESERGITITAKQTSIYYGDYKINIIDTPGHADFSGEVERTLNMADGVILVVDAQEGPMPQTKFVLSKALELGLKPIVVMNKIDKPARRITEVNDEVSNLFLELATQDDQLLYPTYYAIGRDGKAWAEVPENPEMPADFSPIFNAIINEIPAPQADMNGDFQLLTTSLTYDNFLGKYAIGRIARGKVKSGENIALIKRNGEIKKAKIDKLFAYRGLNREEIAEAFAGDIVAITGVAEAEIGETLASIENPEALPTIEIEKPTLSMYLGPNTSPMKGREGEFTTSRQIGDRLKKELETNVSLRVEETGIGFIISGRGELHLSVLIETLRREGFEFEVGRPQVVTIQEDGVEKEPVEELIIEISPEFLGAVSQEMGVRRAEMVSQENLPTGASRLTYKITTRAMIGLRNLMLTATKGTIIMNTLPAGYQPMGPKIPSSRNGVLLAFEKGITTPYALQSAESRGELLVGPGTEVYAGMIVGLNNRQEDLEINVVKEKHLTNMRSKSSDGNVQLTPFTDLSLEQCIDFLADDELLEVTPENLRLRKRYLDANERKRMAKTGK, from the coding sequence ATGAATCCAGAAAAAATCAGGAACGTGGCAATTATTGCTCACGTTGATCACGGTAAAACTACGCTCGTTGACGGGCTTTTGAAGCAATCTAACACCTTTCGAGACAATCAGGCTGAGATGAGCCAAACTTTGCTTATGGACTCGGGCGACCAAGAATCTGAGCGCGGAATCACAATTACCGCCAAGCAGACTTCGATTTACTACGGTGACTATAAGATCAATATTATTGATACGCCTGGTCACGCCGATTTTTCGGGCGAGGTTGAACGCACTCTCAATATGGCTGACGGCGTGATTCTCGTCGTTGACGCGCAAGAAGGTCCGATGCCACAGACTAAATTTGTGCTTTCGAAAGCGCTCGAACTTGGCTTGAAGCCAATCGTCGTGATGAACAAGATTGACAAGCCTGCGCGCCGAATTACAGAGGTGAATGACGAAGTTTCGAACCTCTTTTTGGAGCTCGCTACGCAGGACGACCAACTTCTTTACCCAACTTATTACGCGATTGGTCGCGACGGCAAAGCGTGGGCGGAAGTTCCAGAAAATCCAGAAATGCCAGCAGATTTTTCTCCGATTTTCAATGCGATCATTAACGAAATCCCTGCACCGCAGGCTGACATGAACGGCGACTTTCAACTTCTTACCACATCTTTGACTTACGACAACTTCCTCGGTAAGTATGCTATTGGTAGAATTGCTCGAGGTAAGGTTAAAAGTGGCGAAAATATTGCCCTTATCAAAAGAAATGGTGAGATCAAAAAGGCCAAAATCGACAAACTATTTGCCTATCGTGGCTTGAATCGTGAAGAAATTGCAGAGGCTTTTGCTGGCGATATCGTGGCGATTACGGGTGTTGCGGAGGCAGAAATCGGCGAGACTCTCGCAAGTATTGAGAATCCTGAGGCTTTGCCAACCATTGAAATCGAAAAGCCAACACTTTCGATGTATCTTGGCCCAAATACTAGCCCAATGAAGGGTCGCGAGGGCGAGTTTACGACTTCTCGCCAGATTGGCGACCGTCTCAAAAAGGAACTTGAAACCAACGTTTCTCTTCGTGTTGAAGAAACTGGAATTGGATTTATTATCTCTGGTCGTGGTGAACTTCACCTTTCTGTTTTGATTGAAACTCTTCGCCGTGAAGGTTTTGAGTTCGAAGTTGGCCGCCCGCAAGTTGTCACAATTCAAGAAGATGGTGTTGAAAAAGAGCCTGTCGAAGAACTCATCATCGAAATTTCGCCAGAATTTTTGGGCGCCGTATCTCAAGAGATGGGTGTTCGTCGTGCCGAGATGGTATCTCAAGAAAATCTGCCAACTGGCGCCTCTCGTTTGACTTATAAAATTACGACTCGCGCGATGATTGGACTTCGCAATTTGATGCTGACAGCAACCAAGGGTACAATTATTATGAATACTTTGCCTGCGGGCTATCAACCGATGGGTCCTAAAATTCCATCGAGCCGCAACGGTGTGCTTTTGGCGTTTGAAAAAGGCATCACGACACCTTACGCTCTTCAATCAGCAGAGTCTCGCGGCGAACTTCTTGTTGGGCCTGGAACAGAGGTTTATGCCGGTATGATTGTTGGTCTTAACAATCGCCAAGAAGATCTCGAAATTAACGTCGTGAAGGAAAAGCATCTCACGAATATGCGCTCAAAGTCTAGTGATGGCAATGTTCAGTTGACGCCATTTACAGATCTCAGCCTTGAGCAGTGTATTGACTTTCTCGCAGATGATGAACTTCTCGAGGTTACACCTGAAAATCTCCGACTTCGAAAGCGCTACTTGGATGCCAATGAGCGCAAGCGAATGGCAAAAACTGGAAAATAG
- a CDS encoding bifunctional 5,10-methylenetetrahydrofolate dehydrogenase/5,10-methenyltetrahydrofolate cyclohydrolase, with amino-acid sequence MKILNGAELRDFIKERQAKQVRALRQSWRVVPKLVIFYHSDSAVVETYMRLKKRYGEDILVEVEQRKVEIDTLKQEIQKANADESIHGIIVQLPLENNNGERVTGDDLDDILREIAPEKDVDGLNGGAFDPATAQAINWLLAGYNIDLSKKKIAIVGRGLLVGAPLYRMWQNSGYNVEIFGRDSADKLTEILPQYDVIVSATGVPELIKSEMLKNGAVVVDAGTAEQGGEIKGDLAESVRESRQDLTLTPKIGGVGPLTVAALIDNVIISARRVAQEKGQQDL; translated from the coding sequence ATGAAGATATTGAACGGTGCGGAACTCCGCGATTTTATTAAAGAGCGTCAGGCCAAGCAGGTGCGGGCTTTGCGCCAAAGTTGGCGAGTTGTGCCAAAACTTGTGATATTTTACCACTCCGATAGTGCGGTTGTGGAGACTTATATGAGACTAAAAAAGCGCTACGGCGAAGATATTTTGGTTGAAGTTGAGCAGAGAAAAGTTGAAATTGACACCTTGAAACAAGAAATTCAAAAGGCCAATGCGGACGAAAGCATCCACGGAATTATTGTTCAGTTGCCGCTTGAAAATAATAATGGCGAGCGCGTTACGGGCGACGATTTGGATGACATCCTGCGCGAGATTGCGCCAGAAAAAGATGTCGATGGCTTGAACGGCGGAGCATTCGACCCTGCTACCGCGCAGGCAATAAATTGGCTCCTTGCTGGCTACAATATCGACCTTTCGAAAAAGAAGATTGCGATCGTTGGTCGTGGGCTTTTGGTTGGCGCGCCACTTTATCGAATGTGGCAAAATTCTGGATACAATGTCGAAATTTTTGGCCGTGATAGTGCGGATAAATTAACAGAAATCTTGCCTCAATATGATGTAATTGTTAGCGCCACGGGTGTTCCAGAACTTATAAAAAGTGAGATGTTGAAGAATGGCGCGGTGGTGGTTGATGCTGGCACGGCTGAGCAAGGTGGAGAGATTAAAGGTGATTTGGCAGAAAGTGTCAGAGAGTCTCGGCAAGATTTAACTTTGACGCCCAAAATTGGTGGTGTCGGACCTTTAACGGTTGCGGCGCTAATCGACAATGTGATAATTTCTGCTCGGCGCGTGGCACAAGAAAAAGGTCAGCAGGATCTATAA